Proteins encoded in a region of the Pigmentiphaga litoralis genome:
- a CDS encoding Fur family transcriptional regulator, producing MEEQAREAIRTQGARVTATRVRVLATLLDAVSALTHQEVFDRIGRAVSVDRVTVYRVLEWLVQCGLAHRIAGEDRVWRFSALHQSDHDHPTHDGHDGEAHTHAQHGHFQCDACRRMFCIDAPVGIEQTLERLPAGFEGRDVEMVVRGLCPACGKEAAAPPPRRRSKDALRKEL from the coding sequence GTGGAGGAACAAGCTCGCGAAGCGATTCGCACGCAGGGCGCGCGGGTGACTGCGACCCGGGTGCGAGTGCTGGCGACCCTGTTGGACGCGGTCAGCGCCCTCACGCATCAGGAAGTATTCGACCGGATCGGCAGGGCGGTGTCCGTCGATCGGGTCACGGTATACCGCGTATTGGAATGGCTGGTGCAATGTGGCCTGGCGCACCGGATCGCCGGTGAAGACCGGGTCTGGCGTTTCAGCGCGCTGCATCAGTCCGACCACGATCACCCGACGCACGACGGTCATGACGGCGAGGCGCATACCCATGCCCAGCACGGTCATTTCCAGTGCGACGCGTGCCGGCGCATGTTCTGTATCGACGCCCCGGTGGGCATCGAGCAGACCTTGGAGCGCCTGCCCGCCGGATTTGAAGGGCGCGACGTGGAGATGGTCGTGCGAGGCCTTTGCCCGGCCTGCGGCAAGGAAGCCGCCGCCCCACCGCCACGTCGACGCAGTAAAGACGCATTGCGCAAGGAGCTCTAA
- a CDS encoding TetR/AcrR family transcriptional regulator has translation MPQVKKQGMREAIVEAAFHLFSQKGYTTTTMAEIARAANMTVANLYVYFDSKLMILYEIYRPWLGGQLDTLRQAVRRSRSPRSKLKRIFMGIWDDIPKAEHSFANALIEALASAPQNMGKPTDLLATVETFLTEMILESLPPERQSLAKDGLLAHVIWMAFDGFVINQRIGDVRNISAVADLMTDLLLGETPSR, from the coding sequence GTGCCGCAAGTCAAGAAACAGGGGATGCGGGAAGCCATCGTGGAAGCTGCGTTCCACCTCTTCTCGCAAAAAGGCTATACCACCACGACCATGGCGGAGATCGCCCGGGCGGCCAACATGACCGTGGCCAACCTGTATGTGTATTTCGATTCGAAGCTGATGATCCTGTACGAGATCTACCGCCCCTGGTTGGGCGGCCAGCTGGACACGCTGCGGCAGGCGGTGCGCCGGTCGCGCTCGCCGCGCAGCAAGCTCAAGCGTATCTTCATGGGGATCTGGGACGACATTCCGAAGGCGGAACACTCGTTTGCGAACGCGCTGATCGAGGCGCTGGCCTCGGCGCCGCAAAACATGGGCAAGCCCACCGATCTGCTCGCCACGGTCGAAACCTTCCTGACCGAGATGATCCTGGAAAGCCTGCCGCCCGAGCGCCAGAGCCTGGCCAAGGACGGCCTGCTGGCGCACGTGATCTGGATGGCGTTTGACGGATTCGTAATCAATCAGCGAATCGGCGACGTACGGAATATTTCCGCAGTCGCCGATCTGATGACGGACCTGCTGCTGGGCGAGACGCCCAGCCGTTGA
- a CDS encoding type II toxin-antitoxin system VapC family toxin, translated as MQIHKNGHRVESTIFLRNRDRFPDKQHCIVPTIVQLELSKWLNRELGEDEADRVIAYTQKCVVVPLDTSIALLAADLHREYRLATADAIVYATARHQRAELLTCDAHFKGLPDVAFYSKSA; from the coding sequence GTGCAAATACACAAAAACGGGCATCGTGTTGAATCGACAATATTCTTACGAAACCGCGATCGATTCCCGGATAAACAGCATTGCATCGTACCGACCATCGTGCAGCTGGAGCTGTCGAAATGGCTGAATCGCGAACTGGGTGAAGATGAGGCCGACCGGGTCATCGCCTACACGCAGAAGTGTGTGGTCGTTCCTCTGGACACCTCGATCGCGTTGCTGGCTGCGGATCTTCACCGCGAATACAGGCTTGCCACCGCTGACGCGATTGTCTATGCGACAGCACGCCATCAGCGTGCCGAACTCTTGACCTGCGACGCCCATTTCAAGGGCCTGCCTGACGTCGCGTTCTACTCCAAAAGCGCCTGA
- the hslV gene encoding ATP-dependent protease subunit HslV translates to MEQFHGTTIVSVRRGNRVAIGGDGQVTLGNIVMKGTARKVRRLYKDSVLAGFAGATADAFTLIERFEAKLEKHQGHLLRAAVELTRDWRTDRVLRKLEAMLIVADATTTLVLTGNGDVLEPEHGLAAIGSGGSYAHSAALALQQNTDLPPEEIVKKALTIAGDLCIYTNQHHTIEVLG, encoded by the coding sequence ATCGAACAATTTCACGGCACGACGATCGTCAGCGTTCGTCGTGGCAACCGCGTCGCCATCGGCGGCGACGGCCAGGTCACCCTCGGCAACATCGTCATGAAGGGCACGGCCCGCAAGGTTCGCCGCCTGTACAAGGATTCCGTCCTGGCAGGCTTCGCGGGTGCGACCGCCGACGCCTTCACCCTGATCGAACGGTTCGAGGCCAAGCTGGAAAAGCACCAGGGCCACCTGCTGCGCGCCGCCGTCGAACTGACGCGCGACTGGCGCACGGACCGGGTGCTGCGCAAGCTCGAAGCCATGCTGATCGTGGCCGACGCGACCACCACGCTGGTGCTGACCGGCAACGGCGACGTGCTGGAACCCGAACATGGCCTGGCCGCGATCGGTTCGGGCGGCTCCTACGCCCATTCGGCCGCGCTGGCCCTGCAGCAGAACACCGACCTGCCGCCCGAAGAGATCGTGAAGAAGGCGCTGACCATTGCCGGCGACCTGTGCATCTATACCAATCAACACCACACGATCGAGGTGTTGGGATGA
- a CDS encoding type II asparaginase, which translates to MTIQHLARRSTGAVFLFVAMTCCAMAQNLANVVILGTGGTIAGAGAAATNTSAYRSAVVPVDAIIEAVPDIKKLANVRGEQVFQIGSESFNDERLMTLGRRVADLVKRDDVDGVVITHGTDTIEETAYFLNLVIHSTKPVVIVGSMRPGTALSADGSLNLYSAVLVAATREAGGKGVLVVLNDEIHSGRDVSKTNTFKLETFKSPYGPLGYVVEGQAQFYRLPARAHTVNSEFDIAQLTTLPKVGIAYAYGNVDRAAVDAIVNGGAKALVYAGTGNGSVSEFMVPALQDARSKGLQVLRASRTGSGVVVRNGEQPDDKYGWVVAGDQNPQKARILMALALTRTNDPAVIQQIFWKY; encoded by the coding sequence ATGACCATCCAGCACCTTGCCCGCCGTTCCACCGGCGCCGTCTTCCTTTTCGTCGCCATGACGTGCTGCGCGATGGCGCAGAACCTGGCGAATGTCGTCATCCTCGGGACCGGCGGCACCATTGCCGGCGCGGGGGCCGCGGCGACCAATACGTCGGCGTACCGGTCGGCCGTGGTGCCGGTCGACGCCATCATCGAAGCCGTCCCCGACATCAAGAAGCTGGCCAATGTGCGCGGCGAACAGGTGTTCCAGATCGGCAGCGAAAGCTTCAACGACGAACGCCTGATGACCCTGGGCCGCCGCGTGGCCGACCTGGTCAAGCGCGATGACGTCGACGGCGTGGTCATCACCCACGGCACCGACACCATCGAAGAGACCGCCTACTTCCTGAACCTGGTCATCCACAGCACCAAGCCGGTGGTGATCGTCGGATCGATGCGTCCGGGCACGGCCCTGAGCGCCGATGGCTCGCTCAATCTGTACAGCGCCGTGCTGGTCGCGGCCACCCGCGAAGCCGGCGGCAAGGGCGTGCTGGTGGTGTTGAACGACGAGATCCATTCGGGCCGCGACGTCAGCAAGACCAACACCTTCAAGCTCGAGACCTTCAAGTCGCCCTATGGCCCGCTGGGCTATGTGGTCGAAGGCCAGGCGCAGTTCTACCGCCTGCCGGCGCGTGCGCATACCGTCAACAGCGAATTCGACATCGCCCAGCTGACGACGCTGCCCAAGGTCGGCATTGCCTACGCCTACGGCAACGTGGATCGCGCCGCCGTCGACGCAATCGTGAACGGCGGCGCCAAGGCCCTGGTCTACGCGGGCACCGGCAACGGCAGCGTGTCGGAATTCATGGTGCCGGCCTTGCAGGACGCCCGCAGCAAGGGCCTGCAGGTGTTGCGCGCCTCGCGCACGGGCAGCGGCGTCGTGGTGCGCAATGGCGAGCAGCCCGACGACAAGTACGGCTGGGTCGTGGCCGGCGACCAGAACCCGCAAAAGGCGCGGATCCTGATGGCGCTGGCGCTGACCCGCACCAATGATCCGGCTGTCATCCAGCAGATTTTCTGGAAGTACTGA
- a CDS encoding ABC transporter ATP-binding protein, with protein MVPGAAIHIDRLSIDLGGQCIVGETSLDVAPGEFVCLLGPSGCGKSTLLNVMAGFLPAQGRVTVGGVPVTGPGVDRGVVFQSTEALFPWLTVTENVMYGPRLRGLSRKDCAAKARHYIDMVGLTHAAHKFPRELSGGMRQRAQIARVLVNEPSVILMDEPFGALDAQTREVMQREVDRIRRAAQATVVFVTHDIWEAIVLGDRVITMTAGPQARIKSDIRVDLPAPRDQADPDAIRLYSTIRDGIAAEVDKVMRRQGLVREVAA; from the coding sequence ATGGTTCCCGGCGCGGCAATCCATATCGACCGGCTGTCCATCGACCTGGGCGGGCAGTGCATTGTTGGTGAAACGTCGCTGGACGTGGCGCCCGGTGAATTCGTCTGTCTGCTCGGCCCCAGCGGCTGTGGCAAATCCACGCTGCTCAATGTGATGGCGGGCTTTCTGCCAGCACAAGGGCGAGTCACGGTGGGCGGCGTTCCTGTCACGGGGCCCGGCGTGGACCGCGGCGTGGTATTCCAGAGTACCGAAGCCCTGTTCCCGTGGCTGACCGTGACCGAAAACGTGATGTACGGCCCACGCCTGCGTGGCCTGTCGCGCAAGGACTGCGCCGCCAAGGCGCGCCACTACATCGACATGGTCGGGCTGACGCATGCCGCGCACAAGTTTCCGCGCGAGCTGTCGGGTGGCATGCGGCAACGGGCGCAGATTGCGCGCGTGTTGGTCAATGAACCGTCGGTGATCCTGATGGACGAGCCGTTCGGCGCGCTCGATGCGCAAACGCGCGAAGTCATGCAGCGCGAAGTCGATCGCATCCGCCGCGCGGCCCAGGCCACGGTGGTGTTCGTGACCCACGACATCTGGGAAGCCATTGTGCTGGGCGACCGGGTCATCACCATGACGGCGGGCCCGCAGGCGCGCATCAAGTCCGACATCCGGGTCGACCTGCCCGCGCCGCGCGACCAGGCCGATCCCGACGCGATCCGGCTCTACAGCACGATCCGCGACGGCATTGCGGCGGAAGTGGACAAGGTCATGCGACGGCAAGGCCTGGTGCGCGAGGTGGCCGCATGA
- a CDS encoding ABC transporter substrate-binding protein has translation MAPVHAQTAAAPVRIGTGIDAAYTPWYLANSQKGFDKAGLKVNFKKFANGGEALDGSLAGMIDMSGAAEPSVLVRMAHGDVRALAVFGQSANFIKLAVRPGITDARQIKKYGVIAGSVSDYATVKLLEKNGIDPASVQIIKSGPPELPALLTSGAIDAFFSPEPWPSLAVKQGAKILMNSGDVGYTFTLWVTAAGPWFDTHQDDARRVVASLAQACREIRADPAKGAAAAQAETKAPPAMTLSFLSEVDCTVRDFTDQDMASYDQIADFLAKAKITPTRVDFRKSMVRGFYKE, from the coding sequence GTGGCGCCCGTCCACGCGCAGACCGCTGCCGCACCGGTGCGTATCGGCACCGGCATCGACGCGGCCTACACGCCCTGGTACCTGGCCAACAGCCAGAAGGGCTTCGACAAGGCAGGACTCAAGGTCAACTTCAAGAAATTTGCGAATGGCGGCGAAGCGCTCGACGGCTCGCTCGCGGGCATGATCGATATGTCCGGCGCGGCCGAACCCAGCGTGCTGGTGCGCATGGCCCATGGCGACGTGCGCGCGCTGGCGGTGTTCGGGCAGTCCGCCAACTTCATCAAGCTGGCCGTGCGGCCGGGCATTACCGACGCCAGGCAGATCAAGAAATATGGCGTGATTGCGGGCAGCGTCAGCGACTATGCGACAGTCAAATTGCTTGAGAAGAACGGGATCGATCCGGCGTCGGTGCAGATCATCAAATCCGGGCCGCCCGAGCTGCCGGCCCTGCTCACGTCCGGCGCAATCGACGCCTTCTTTTCGCCCGAGCCGTGGCCGTCATTGGCAGTCAAACAGGGCGCGAAGATTTTGATGAACAGCGGCGACGTCGGCTACACCTTCACTTTGTGGGTGACGGCCGCCGGCCCTTGGTTCGACACCCATCAGGACGACGCCCGGCGTGTGGTGGCCAGCCTGGCCCAGGCGTGCCGCGAGATCCGCGCCGACCCCGCCAAGGGCGCCGCGGCCGCGCAGGCCGAGACCAAAGCGCCGCCGGCCATGACCCTGAGCTTTCTGTCGGAAGTGGACTGCACGGTGCGCGACTTCACCGACCAGGACATGGCCAGCTACGACCAGATCGCCGACTTCCTGGCCAAGGCCAAGATCACTCCCACCCGCGTCGACTTCCGGAAGTCCATGGTCCGCGGCTTCTACAAGGAATGA
- a CDS encoding CobW family GTP-binding protein, with the protein MSSAKKSTTAQIPVTILTGFLGAGKTTLLNRILTEFHGRRVAVIENEFGPEGIDNDLLIQHNDEEIVEMNNGCICCTVRGDLVRILLELKAKRYAGKLNFERVIIETTGMANPGPVCQTFFMDDDVSSYFKLDAVITVVDAKHGMTTLDEQPEALSQVGFADRVLVSKIDLVKDAEYQALRSRLLRINPRATITPVNFGEVDLKEIIDINGFNLNAILDIDPEFLAETHPDAAESHDHDHGHEHGHDHGHDHGHDHAHDDHDAATCTDPTHDHGHGHAHHHHHDDAIGAFVFKSDKPFDSMRLEEFLGGIVQVYGTDLLRYKGILYMDGVNRRMLFQGVHMLMGADVGRAWGPNEKRSSKMVFIGRNLPKDVFMHGLEQCLAA; encoded by the coding sequence ATGTCGTCCGCCAAGAAAAGCACTACCGCACAGATTCCGGTCACCATCCTGACCGGGTTTTTGGGCGCCGGTAAGACCACGCTGCTGAACCGCATCCTGACCGAATTCCATGGCCGCCGCGTCGCCGTCATCGAAAACGAATTCGGACCGGAAGGGATCGACAACGATCTGCTGATCCAGCACAACGACGAAGAAATCGTCGAAATGAACAACGGCTGCATCTGCTGCACGGTGCGCGGCGACCTGGTCCGCATCCTGCTCGAACTGAAAGCCAAGCGTTACGCCGGCAAGCTGAATTTCGAACGCGTGATCATCGAAACCACCGGCATGGCCAACCCAGGCCCGGTGTGCCAGACCTTCTTCATGGACGACGACGTGTCGTCGTACTTCAAGCTCGACGCCGTGATCACGGTGGTCGACGCCAAGCACGGCATGACCACGCTGGACGAACAGCCCGAAGCCCTGAGCCAGGTCGGCTTTGCCGATCGCGTGCTGGTGTCCAAGATCGATCTGGTGAAAGACGCCGAGTACCAGGCGCTGCGTTCGCGACTGTTGCGTATCAACCCACGCGCGACGATCACGCCTGTAAATTTTGGTGAGGTCGACCTCAAGGAAATCATCGATATCAATGGCTTCAACCTGAATGCCATCCTGGATATCGATCCTGAATTCCTGGCCGAAACCCACCCCGACGCCGCCGAATCTCACGACCACGATCATGGCCATGAACACGGTCATGACCATGGGCACGACCACGGACACGACCACGCGCACGACGATCACGATGCCGCGACGTGCACCGATCCGACCCACGATCATGGGCATGGTCACGCACATCATCACCATCACGATGACGCCATCGGCGCCTTCGTTTTCAAGTCGGATAAGCCTTTCGACTCCATGCGTTTGGAGGAGTTTCTGGGAGGCATTGTGCAGGTGTACGGAACGGATTTATTGCGGTACAAGGGAATTCTGTATATGGACGGCGTCAACCGTCGCATGCTGTTCCAGGGCGTGCACATGCTGATGGGCGCAGATGTCGGTCGGGCCTGGGGTCCGAACGAAAAGCGCTCCAGCAAAATGGTGTTCATCGGCCGCAATCTGCCGAAGGACGTCTTCATGCACGGGCTGGAGCAGTGTCTGGCTGCTTGA
- a CDS encoding ABC transporter permease: protein MNASAKIVTAPLAAPRRPAFRLGAFGPSVTGLVSVLAGLLLWQLVSLRVPPLFLPSPSATWAGAVELAQDGTLWGSVVASLRRILIGWAIGVAVGVPLGILMGQFRLLRRLLDPYIEFFRFVPPIAFVTLAVIWLGPDESSKIALIVYTTVFIVTLNMIAGVQSVDPLRVRAAAALGAGPVKTLFSVVVPSTVPFMVTGARLAMGNSFLTIVSAEIVAAQEGLGALIWASRNYARTDWVFVGIITLGLLGFVIDRIVRWVAKKMLSRYDVAL, encoded by the coding sequence ATGAACGCGTCCGCCAAGATCGTCACCGCGCCGCTGGCTGCCCCGCGCCGCCCGGCGTTCCGGCTGGGCGCCTTCGGTCCGTCGGTGACCGGCCTTGTGTCGGTGCTGGCCGGGCTGTTGCTGTGGCAATTGGTCAGCCTGCGCGTGCCGCCGTTGTTCCTGCCCTCCCCTTCGGCCACCTGGGCCGGCGCGGTCGAACTGGCGCAAGACGGCACGCTGTGGGGATCGGTCGTGGCATCGCTGCGCCGCATCCTGATCGGCTGGGCCATCGGCGTTGCCGTTGGCGTGCCGCTGGGCATTCTGATGGGCCAGTTCCGGCTGCTGCGCCGCCTGCTCGATCCCTATATCGAGTTCTTCCGCTTCGTGCCGCCCATTGCTTTCGTGACGCTGGCGGTGATCTGGCTCGGCCCCGATGAAAGCTCCAAGATTGCGCTGATCGTCTACACCACCGTGTTCATCGTCACCCTGAACATGATCGCAGGCGTGCAGTCCGTGGATCCCTTGCGCGTGCGGGCGGCTGCCGCATTGGGCGCCGGGCCGGTCAAGACGCTGTTCTCGGTCGTGGTGCCGTCCACCGTCCCGTTCATGGTGACCGGCGCCCGGCTGGCCATGGGCAATTCCTTCTTGACCATCGTGTCGGCCGAGATCGTTGCGGCGCAGGAAGGCCTGGGCGCGCTCATCTGGGCGTCGCGCAACTACGCGCGGACCGATTGGGTGTTCGTCGGGATCATTACCCTGGGCCTGTTGGGATTTGTGATCGACCGGATCGTGCGCTGGGTCGCAAAGAAGATGCTGTCGCGCTACGACGTCGCGCTGTAG
- a CDS encoding class I SAM-dependent rRNA methyltransferase, whose amino-acid sequence MSEVVLKSGKERSLLRRHPWVYATGIAQTVGRPLSGDTVRVVDDKGRFLAWGAFSPESQIRVRCWSFIEQDTIDAAWMAQRVHEAVARRSSLAARSNGARVVFGEADGLPGFVADRYDGQLVVQFLAAGVERWREALVDGLVAATGCTQVYERSDAAVREREGLESRVGPMRGDAPSAPVEIVEDGVRYGVDVLHGHKTGFYLDQRESRKRVAELAAQIGPSATILNCFSYTGGFSLAAMKAGAARAISVDSSADALAAAAQNAARNGIDPAAFECRVSKVADAQRALAAEGQQFDIVVLDPPKFAPSAHHVDKAARAYKDVNLKGMRLVKPGGYLLTFSCSGAITVDLFQKIVAGAVTDSHMEFVLLERLAAGIDHPMRMTHPEGEYLKGLLLQRVG is encoded by the coding sequence ATGAGTGAAGTCGTCCTGAAGTCCGGCAAAGAACGGTCGCTGCTGCGCCGCCATCCTTGGGTGTACGCCACCGGCATCGCCCAGACTGTGGGCCGCCCCCTGTCGGGCGACACGGTGCGGGTCGTGGACGACAAGGGCCGCTTCCTGGCATGGGGCGCCTTCAGTCCCGAATCGCAGATCCGCGTGCGCTGCTGGAGCTTCATCGAGCAGGACACGATCGATGCGGCCTGGATGGCGCAGCGCGTGCACGAAGCCGTGGCGCGGCGCAGTTCGCTCGCGGCGCGCAGCAATGGCGCCCGCGTCGTGTTTGGCGAGGCCGACGGCCTGCCGGGCTTCGTGGCCGACCGCTACGATGGCCAGTTGGTGGTGCAATTTCTGGCCGCCGGGGTGGAGCGCTGGCGCGAAGCCCTGGTGGATGGCCTGGTCGCCGCCACCGGCTGCACGCAGGTGTATGAACGGTCGGACGCCGCCGTGCGCGAACGCGAAGGTTTGGAATCGCGGGTCGGCCCGATGCGGGGCGATGCGCCTTCCGCACCGGTCGAGATCGTTGAAGATGGCGTGCGGTATGGCGTTGACGTCTTGCATGGCCACAAGACCGGCTTCTACCTGGATCAGCGGGAAAGCCGCAAGCGCGTCGCGGAACTGGCGGCGCAGATCGGCCCGTCGGCCACGATCCTGAATTGCTTTTCGTACACGGGCGGATTTTCGCTGGCGGCCATGAAGGCCGGCGCGGCGCGCGCGATTTCGGTCGATTCGTCGGCCGATGCGCTGGCGGCGGCGGCCCAGAATGCGGCCCGCAACGGCATTGATCCGGCGGCGTTCGAATGCCGGGTCAGCAAGGTGGCCGACGCCCAGCGCGCGCTGGCCGCCGAGGGCCAGCAGTTCGACATCGTCGTACTGGATCCGCCCAAGTTCGCGCCATCGGCCCACCATGTGGACAAGGCGGCGCGGGCGTACAAGGACGTCAACCTGAAGGGGATGCGTCTGGTGAAGCCGGGCGGCTACCTGCTGACGTTTTCGTGCTCGGGCGCCATCACCGTCGATTTGTTTCAAAAAATCGTCGCTGGCGCGGTGACGGATTCGCACATGGAATTCGTCCTGCTCGAGCGCCTGGCCGCCGGCATCGACCACCCGATGCGGATGACGCACCCGGAAGGCGAGTACCTGAAGGGCCTCCTGCTTCAGCGCGTGGGGTAG
- the dksA gene encoding RNA polymerase-binding protein DksA — MPEAEYMNDVQLAFFKARLQEIERELLQNAGETTEHLRETPFVPDPADRATIEEEHALELRTRDRERKLLKKVQQALQRIDGGDYGWCEETGEPIGVPRLLARPTATLSLEAQQRRELRQKLYGD; from the coding sequence ATGCCAGAAGCCGAGTACATGAACGACGTGCAGCTCGCCTTCTTCAAGGCCCGTCTGCAGGAAATCGAACGCGAACTGCTCCAGAACGCCGGTGAAACCACCGAGCATCTGCGCGAAACCCCCTTCGTGCCCGATCCCGCCGATCGCGCCACGATCGAGGAAGAACACGCGCTGGAACTGCGCACCCGCGATCGCGAACGCAAGCTGCTCAAGAAAGTGCAGCAGGCGCTCCAGCGCATCGATGGTGGCGACTACGGCTGGTGCGAAGAGACAGGCGAGCCGATTGGCGTGCCGCGTCTGCTGGCCCGTCCGACCGCCACGCTGTCGCTCGAAGCGCAGCAGCGCCGCGAACTTCGCCAGAAGCTGTACGGCGACTGA
- the hslU gene encoding ATP-dependent protease ATPase subunit HslU has translation MTPSEIVSELDKFIVGQNKAKRSVAVALRNRWRRQQVPEPLRHEIHPKNILMIGPTGVGKTEIARRLAKLADAPFVKVEATKFTEVGYVGRDVETIIRDLAEVAVKLVRENEMRGVRTQAEDAAEDRILDVLVTPPRDASGNPVREDNAARQTFRKRLREGQIDDLEIEINVAQTAPQMEIMSPPGMEDMTEQIRGMFAGMAQDKKKPRKMRVKEAFKLLVEEEAGKRVNEEELRTKAIAAVEQNGIVFLDEIDKIATRQETSGSDVSRQGVQRDLLPLVEGTSVKTKYGMINTDHILFIASGAFHLSRPSDLIPELQGRFPIRVELDSLSAQDFVHILSDTDASLIKQYTALLGTEEVTLEFTPDGIEKLAELAFAVNEKTENIGARRLYTVMEKLLEDLSFDATKKSGDVIRIDAPYVVERLQEAVAQQDLARYVL, from the coding sequence ATGACCCCTAGCGAAATCGTTTCCGAACTCGACAAATTCATCGTTGGCCAGAACAAGGCCAAGCGGTCCGTCGCGGTCGCCCTGCGCAACCGCTGGCGCCGTCAGCAGGTGCCCGAGCCCCTGCGCCACGAGATCCACCCCAAGAACATCCTGATGATCGGGCCGACGGGCGTCGGCAAGACCGAGATCGCCCGCCGCCTGGCCAAGCTGGCCGACGCGCCGTTCGTAAAGGTCGAAGCCACCAAGTTCACCGAAGTGGGCTATGTGGGCCGCGACGTCGAAACCATCATCCGTGACCTGGCCGAAGTGGCCGTGAAGCTGGTGCGCGAAAACGAAATGCGCGGCGTGCGCACGCAGGCCGAAGACGCTGCCGAAGACCGCATCCTGGACGTGCTGGTGACGCCGCCGCGCGATGCGTCGGGCAACCCGGTCCGCGAAGACAATGCCGCCCGCCAGACCTTCCGCAAGCGCTTGCGCGAAGGCCAGATCGACGACCTGGAAATCGAAATCAACGTGGCGCAGACCGCCCCGCAGATGGAGATCATGTCGCCGCCGGGCATGGAAGACATGACCGAGCAGATCCGCGGCATGTTCGCCGGCATGGCGCAGGACAAGAAAAAGCCGCGCAAGATGCGCGTGAAGGAAGCCTTCAAGCTGCTGGTGGAAGAAGAGGCCGGCAAGCGCGTGAACGAAGAAGAACTGCGCACCAAGGCGATCGCCGCGGTCGAGCAGAACGGCATCGTGTTCCTGGACGAGATCGACAAGATCGCCACGCGTCAGGAAACGAGCGGGTCGGATGTGTCCCGCCAGGGCGTGCAGCGCGACCTGCTGCCGCTGGTGGAAGGCACGTCGGTCAAGACCAAATACGGCATGATCAACACCGACCACATCCTGTTCATCGCGTCAGGCGCGTTCCACCTGTCGCGGCCGTCGGACCTGATCCCGGAACTGCAGGGCCGCTTCCCGATCCGGGTCGAGCTCGACTCGCTGTCGGCGCAGGACTTCGTGCACATCCTGTCGGACACCGATGCGTCGCTGATCAAGCAGTACACGGCGCTGCTCGGCACCGAAGAAGTGACGCTGGAATTCACGCCCGACGGCATCGAAAAGCTGGCCGAACTGGCGTTCGCGGTTAACGAAAAGACCGAGAACATCGGTGCCCGCCGCCTGTACACCGTCATGGAAAAGCTGCTGGAAGACCTGTCGTTCGACGCCACCAAGAAGTCCGGTGACGTCATCCGGATCGACGCGCCCTACGTGGTGGAACGGCTGCAGGAAGCCGTGGCGCAGCAGGACCTCGCCCGCTACGTGCTGTAA